Within the Rhizobium favelukesii genome, the region GGCTTGCGGGGCTCGGCGGCCGACTTCTCTATGGTGGGCTTGCCGACAGGATCGGGGTGAAGCCCGTCCTCGTCGCCGGCCTGTTCGTCCAGGCGATCGCGCTGGCAACCTATCTCTTCGTCAGCCGGCTCGGCGAATTCTACGTTCTCGCGATTATCTTCGGCAGTGCCTATGGCGGCGTGATGCCGCTTTATGCCGTGCTTGCTCGGGAATATTTCGGGCCGCGCATCATCGGTACTGTGTTTGGCGCAGCGACGATGCTCTCCAGCCTCGGCATGGCCTTTGGCCCTCTGATCGGTGGCTGGATCTTCGACACGTTCGCCAACTACTCTTGGCTTTTCATCGGATCCGCGCTGGTCGGGCTGGGGGCAGCGGCGATAGCACTGGCATTCCCGCCGCTCGCCCAGGCAAAGGCCGAGCCGGCCCTTGGCATATCCGCATGAAGCGTCAGCTAGCCGCGCCAGCTGTTGCTCTGCATCAGCTGCGCGAGCGAGGCGGGATAGATCGGGAAGGAGAACGTAAAGCCCGCTGCCTTCAGCTTTGCGTTCGAGACCCGTTTGTTCTCGCCGTAGAAGGACCGCGCCATCGACGTCAGTTCAGCCGTCTCGAAGGGCTGCTCCGGCGGCGGCGCGACGCCCATCAGGCGTGCGGCCTCGACAATGACGTCCTGAGGCGGGCCGGGCAGGTCGTCCGTCACATTATATATGCCGCCGAGCCCGCGCTCGGCGAGGAACCGCGTGGCCGCCCCGATATCCTCCACCCGGATCCGGTTGAAGACCTGATCCTTCTTGATCAGCCGTCGGGCCGTGCCGCGTTTCAGATTGCAAAAGGCATTGCGGCCCGGGCCATAGATGCCGGATAGGCGCAGAACTGCCGCCGGGACATGGGCCTCAGCGCCGATCGCCATCCAGCTGTCTTCCGCTTCCAGTCGCTCCTTCGACCGTCCGGAAACTGGCGTGCACGACGTTTCTTCGGTTACCCAACCGCCCTTGTGATCTCCGTAGACGCCCACCGTCGAGAGGTAGCCGATCCACTGAAGCTTAGGCATCATCTCCCGCAAGCGATCGCTCGCCAGCCTGATCAGCGGATCGCCATTCTCCCGCGGCGCAATGGATTGGACGAGGTGGGTCGCGTCCTGCATTGCCTCGCTCAATTCCTTGTCGAGCACCTCGCCGTCGAAAACGAAAGCGTCGATCCCCTGCCCACGCAGGGCAGCTGCCTTGTCGTTCGAGCGTGTCGTACCGGAGACGCGCACGCCGTCAGCCATGAAAGCCTTTGCGATTGCCGTGCCC harbors:
- a CDS encoding SDR family oxidoreductase — protein: MHVMIFGCGYSGTAIAKAFMADGVRVSGTTRSNDKAAALRGQGIDAFVFDGEVLDKELSEAMQDATHLVQSIAPRENGDPLIRLASDRLREMMPKLQWIGYLSTVGVYGDHKGGWVTEETSCTPVSGRSKERLEAEDSWMAIGAEAHVPAAVLRLSGIYGPGRNAFCNLKRGTARRLIKKDQVFNRIRVEDIGAATRFLAERGLGGIYNVTDDLPGPPQDVIVEAARLMGVAPPPEQPFETAELTSMARSFYGENKRVSNAKLKAAGFTFSFPIYPASLAQLMQSNSWRG